Within the Pseudomonas orientalis genome, the region CAACTGGACGCGATCCTCGACGTGACCGTGGTGTATCCGCAACAAAAGATTCCGGGGTTCTGGGACCTGATCAGCGGCGCGGTGCCGAAGGTGATCGTGGATATCCGTACCCGCGAGCTGGACCCGGCGTTGTGGCAAGGGGATTACGAGAACGACCCGGCGTTTCGCCAGACCGTCCAGAACTGGGTCAACCAGCTCTGGATGGAAAAGGATACGCGCATCGAACAACTGCGCGAGGAACCTTAGCTGCCGGTGCCCCAGGCCTGAGCCAATTTGCCCAGCACGGAGCTGCTGGCCCCCTCGCCGCCCAGGTATTTCAGGATCACCGGGGCAAACTGGCCGACCATGCCGCTGTCCATGCCCAAGGCGCTGAAGGCGGTGTTCAAGTCATTGGTGCTTTTCACATTGCCCAACAGGCCGTCCAGGCCGCTGGTCTTGCTGCCGCCGGTCTGGCCGAGCATCCCGCTCAAGGCACCGAGGCTGCCCAATGCGTTATTACCCGACAGCTTGTCGAGGCCCGGCACACTGTTACTCAGCTGCGAGAAGTCATTGCCGCTCAATTTGTTCCTGGCCAGGCCCAGCATGGCGCCCGTGCCGCCCACCGCTTGCTCGGGGGTGATGTTCAGTTGCGAGGTCAAGGCCGTCAGCAGGTCGGCCGTCTCCGACGTGGGCGCGGCGGCAGCGGCCTTGTTGTTGCCACCCTGCATGCCGGAAATGGCATTGGCTGCATCGCCAAGGCTGAAACCTGCGGCGAACACCGGGCCGGCGGCCAGGGTCAACAGACAGGAAAGGGCAAAACCGCGTGAAATCTTCATCAAGACAACCTCAGGAGATAGGTGCAAAGCAGGCGTTGGACTGGGTATCCCGTCGGTTGTTCCGGAACCCATTGGGCATAAGCGGGTCCATGAACTGACTACAAAATTTGTCAGGAAGAGACTTATGACTGCGATCCACCCCCAAGCGATTGAGCACAAGCCTGCGTTCTGGAGCCGCCCTCGCCTGTTCATCGGCGCCTGCGCCGTGGTGGTTGCCGGTATTGGTGGCGCGCTCTACACCCAGGACAGCGTCAAGTCCGCGGCGACGTTGGTGACCACGACCCAGCAGCCGGCGGCGCAAATCATGGCTCACAAGGATTACCTGGAAGTGCAGCCGATTGCCGCCACGGCACCTGCGCCGGACCAGAGCCTGGAGCTGTGGGCGATCCCCAAGGATGGCACGCCCGTGTCCCTGGGCCTGTTGCCGGAAGACGGCAAGGGCATCATCGGCCTGAACCCGCGCCAGCAGGAAACCATCAGCAAGCCTGTTGAGTTGATGGTGAGCTCGGAGACCAAAGGTGGCTCCATCAGCAAACAACCCACTGGCCCGACCGTCTACCAGGGCGCACTGGCCACCCGCTGATCCCCAAACACCACAATACCCATGTGGGAGGGGGCTTGCCCCCGATAGCGGTGGATCAGTCGTACATCGATTGACTGACACACCGCCATCGGGAGCAAGCCCCCTCCCACATTAAAAAGGGCGACCCACGGGTCGCCCTTTTTCACTTGCCTTAAGCGTTACGCCGCACTGAACAACTTATGCGGATCAATCACAAACTTCTTCGGCACACCCGCATCGAACTCGCCATACCCGCGCGGCGCGTCATCCAGGCTGATCACCTGCACGCCGACGATCTCAGCGATGTTGATCCGGTCCCACATGATCGCCTGCATCAGCTGGCGGTTGTACTTCATCACTGGCGTCTGCCCGGTGTGGAAGCTGTGGGATTTGGCCCAGCCCAAACCAAAGCGAATGCTCAGGCTGCCCATTTTCGCGGCGGCATCGACAGCGCCTGGATCTTCAGTGACGTACAGGCCCGGAATACCGATCTTGCCCGCCACACGCACCACGCCCATCAGCGAGTTGAGCACGGTGGCCGGGGCCTCGGCCTTGACGCCGTCGTGACCGTGGCCGCGGGCTTCAAAGCCGACGGCATCGACGGCGCAGTCCACTTCCGGCTCGCCGAGCAGCGCGGCGATCTGTTCGTGCAATGGCGTGTCGGTGGACAGGTCGGCGATCTCGAAACCCTGGGCCTTGGCGTGGGCCAGGCGGATCGGGTTGACGTCGCCGATAATCACCACCGCAGCGCCCAATAGACGTGCTGACGCGGCAGCGGCCAGGCCGACCGGGCCGGCACCGGCGATGTAGACCGTGCTGCCTGGGCCAACGCCGGCCGTGACGGCGCCGTGGTAGCCGGTGGGCAGAATGTCGGAGAGGCAGGTCAGGTCACGGATTTTCTCCATGGCCTTGTCGCGGTCCGGCAGTTTCAACAGGTTGAAGTCGGCGTAAGGCACCAGCGCATATTCGGCCTGGCCGCCGGTCCAGTCGCCCATGTCAACGTAGCCGTAAGCACCGCCCGGGCGCGCCGGATTGACACTCAGGCACACGCCAGTGTGCATTTCCTTGCAGGAGCGGCAACGGCCGCAGGCCACGTTGAAAGGCACCGACACCAGATCGCCGATTT harbors:
- a CDS encoding DUF2780 domain-containing protein — translated: MKISRGFALSCLLTLAAGPVFAAGFSLGDAANAISGMQGGNNKAAAAAPTSETADLLTALTSQLNITPEQAVGGTGAMLGLARNKLSGNDFSQLSNSVPGLDKLSGNNALGSLGALSGMLGQTGGSKTSGLDGLLGNVKSTNDLNTAFSALGMDSGMVGQFAPVILKYLGGEGASSSVLGKLAQAWGTGS
- a CDS encoding anti-sigma factor domain-containing protein, with the translated sequence MTAIHPQAIEHKPAFWSRPRLFIGACAVVVAGIGGALYTQDSVKSAATLVTTTQQPAAQIMAHKDYLEVQPIAATAPAPDQSLELWAIPKDGTPVSLGLLPEDGKGIIGLNPRQQETISKPVELMVSSETKGGSISKQPTGPTVYQGALATR
- the fdhA gene encoding formaldehyde dehydrogenase, glutathione-independent → MSGNRGVVYLGNGKVEVQKIDYPKMQDPRGRKIEHGVILRVVSTNICGSDQHMVRGRTTAQTGLVLGHEITGEVIEKGSDVENLKIGDLVSVPFNVACGRCRSCKEMHTGVCLSVNPARPGGAYGYVDMGDWTGGQAEYALVPYADFNLLKLPDRDKAMEKIRDLTCLSDILPTGYHGAVTAGVGPGSTVYIAGAGPVGLAAAASARLLGAAVVIIGDVNPIRLAHAKAQGFEIADLSTDTPLHEQIAALLGEPEVDCAVDAVGFEARGHGHDGVKAEAPATVLNSLMGVVRVAGKIGIPGLYVTEDPGAVDAAAKMGSLSIRFGLGWAKSHSFHTGQTPVMKYNRQLMQAIMWDRINIAEIVGVQVISLDDAPRGYGEFDAGVPKKFVIDPHKLFSAA